The Rhizobium brockwellii genome window below encodes:
- a CDS encoding L,D-transpeptidase, translating to MRLLALVAAAFLLTVFQAQAQIYEPYNGYDDFDGYGYDDPYSPYPPPLDYDPAPPYQEPLHDRRQPPTGRAKGTIEIVTSEHTLIYTTPWGEQFAYPIAVGREGKQWYGSTRVVSKRAHPEWRPTAGMRQKNPRLPAVVKPGPANPLGTRAIYLADGLLRIHGTNDPSSIGTNASSGCFRMYRQDVEELYEIVQPGTKVIVRR from the coding sequence ATGAGATTGCTGGCTCTCGTGGCTGCGGCCTTTTTGCTGACGGTCTTTCAGGCTCAAGCCCAGATCTATGAGCCGTATAATGGATATGACGACTTTGATGGATACGGTTACGACGATCCCTACAGCCCCTATCCGCCGCCACTCGATTACGATCCAGCGCCTCCCTATCAAGAGCCCCTGCATGATCGCAGGCAACCGCCGACAGGGCGTGCAAAAGGAACCATCGAAATCGTGACGAGCGAGCATACGCTCATTTACACCACCCCTTGGGGCGAGCAATTCGCTTACCCCATCGCGGTCGGCCGTGAGGGCAAGCAATGGTATGGATCTACGCGGGTCGTATCGAAGCGAGCGCATCCTGAATGGCGACCCACGGCCGGCATGCGGCAGAAGAACCCTCGGCTTCCAGCGGTCGTGAAGCCCGGCCCCGCCAATCCGCTTGGAACCCGCGCGATCTATCTCGCCGATGGCCTGTTGCGCATCCACGGCACCAACGACCCCTCGTCCATCGGCACCAACGCGTCGAGCGGGTGCTTTCGAATGTACCGTCAAGATGTCGAAGAGCTTTACGAGATCGTGCAGCC